A genome region from Pseudanabaena sp. Chao 1811 includes the following:
- the bioD gene encoding dethiobiotin synthase yields MTKPLLIVGSDTGVGKTVLTAALAAYWLTYRDRNSSPNVPSTSLGIYKPLQSGEGDREFYDQTFSLSQTLAEITPLYFETPIAPAIAAHIEGKAIDLGLIWQQFQKLQQQKECLLVEAMGGLGSPITDEYIVADLARDWHLDAILVVPVRLGAISQAIANVALATLQKVKLRGIVLSCSQTYTEEEIEQLAPPQMISRLTSVPVLGILPCIGNLSDISQLAHAASDLDIERILV; encoded by the coding sequence ATGACGAAACCTTTATTGATTGTTGGTAGTGATACGGGTGTGGGCAAAACCGTGTTAACCGCAGCCCTAGCCGCCTATTGGTTAACCTATCGCGATCGCAATTCATCCCCAAATGTCCCTAGTACATCTTTAGGGATTTATAAGCCTTTGCAATCGGGAGAAGGCGATCGCGAGTTTTATGATCAAACTTTTTCCCTATCGCAAACCCTTGCAGAGATTACACCCCTATATTTTGAAACTCCCATTGCCCCTGCGATCGCTGCTCATATTGAGGGAAAAGCGATCGATTTAGGATTAATTTGGCAACAGTTCCAGAAATTGCAACAACAAAAGGAATGCTTGCTAGTGGAAGCAATGGGTGGATTAGGTTCGCCGATTACCGATGAGTATATTGTGGCGGATTTGGCGCGAGATTGGCATCTGGATGCGATCTTAGTTGTACCTGTGCGATTGGGGGCGATTTCTCAAGCGATCGCTAATGTGGCTCTGGCGACTTTGCAGAAGGTGAAGTTGCGCGGAATTGTCCTGAGTTGCTCACAAACCTATACCGAAGAGGAAATCGAGCAACTTGCACCGCCCCAGATGATTTCCAGACTGACTTCAGTTCCTGTATTGGGGATACTGCCCTGTATTGGGAATCTCAGCGATATTTCCCAACTTGCCCATGCTGCATCGGATTTAGATATAGAAAGAATTCTTGTTTAG
- a CDS encoding histone deacetylase family protein produces MDLPLVYHPNYVAPIANTHRFPMEKFRLLYEMLIADGVARPEQFFRPELPDLEIIASVHDRQYVEAYWQGILDHKAQRRIGLPWSYELAYRTRIAVGGTLLTARLALAHGLACNTAGGTHHAFPSYGSGFCIFNDLAIASRVLLNEGLVKKILIVDLDVHQGDGTALIFQDEPNVFTFSMHCQINFPSVKQISDRDVPLPEGMEDDAYLRTLANHLPDLLNEVQPDLVLYDAGVDPHIGDRLGKLALTDSGLYRRDMQVLSTCVSQGFPVACVIGGGYCEDMRSLVYRHSLLHRAASDVYRQYRL; encoded by the coding sequence ATGGATTTACCACTCGTTTATCATCCCAATTACGTCGCACCGATCGCTAATACCCATCGCTTCCCGATGGAGAAATTTCGCTTGCTTTACGAGATGCTCATTGCCGATGGAGTCGCCAGACCAGAGCAATTTTTTCGACCAGAATTACCAGATTTAGAAATCATCGCCTCAGTCCACGATCGCCAATATGTCGAGGCATACTGGCAAGGCATACTCGACCACAAAGCCCAACGTCGCATTGGTTTACCTTGGAGCTATGAACTAGCTTATCGGACGAGGATTGCTGTTGGTGGCACATTATTAACCGCCAGATTAGCATTAGCTCACGGTTTAGCCTGCAACACCGCAGGGGGAACTCACCATGCTTTTCCTAGCTATGGTTCAGGATTTTGTATATTTAATGATCTTGCGATCGCTTCGCGAGTATTGCTCAATGAGGGGCTAGTCAAAAAGATATTAATTGTTGATTTGGATGTGCATCAAGGCGATGGCACAGCGCTCATTTTTCAGGATGAGCCGAATGTATTCACTTTCTCCATGCACTGCCAGATTAACTTCCCTTCTGTTAAACAAATTAGCGATCGCGATGTTCCCTTACCTGAAGGGATGGAAGATGATGCTTATTTACGCACCCTTGCCAATCATTTACCCGATTTACTTAACGAAGTTCAGCCCGATCTAGTTCTCTATGATGCAGGAGTTGATCCACATATAGGCGATCGCTTAGGCAAATTAGCGCTGACGGATTCGGGACTCTATCGGCGCGATATGCAGGTTTTAAGTACCTGTGTGTCCCAAGGTTTCCCTGTCGCCTGTGTGATTGGTGGTGGTTATTGCGAAGATATGCGATCGCTAGTTTATCGACATTCCCTCTTACATCGTGCCGCCAGTGATGTTTATCGGCAATATCGACTATAG
- a CDS encoding nSTAND1 domain-containing NTPase, translating to MSDDSKLTSANISPENEDLLQELSMTLDMYEGEFKLLLARCNYQDLRDRLITRLKEIHPQPIYEIKLPRSQKDLYSYIIAQVRSETPKVLSIVGLDELEDLHAALLDINLNREMFRNHCPYPIVWWISDSTHKRIIRTAPDFESWTTTLEFPIDTDELLTSLHDGSEALFSHVLAPSEIPFFKKLGQIHQLGSIQCAELETALKEISDRGLNLEPRLQANINFIRGLDTLPPNNSPTKALQYLHASLEYWQKINDLERSGLLLNQIGELNYQITKAEKYRTPNWQSVRSAFQSSVESLEKANRPDLVADVILQLVRAVKRMADWEAVEEIVKKALLLHLEFPNNYHLALDYRHLADIAIQKQEWDTARNYGKMALSFLSKVPEENREWRNLYLFAIAQAEINLENYQEGLQLLFEARELGDSGHPEVYIAILTELRSLYTKQKQYLEAYVTKQEQYAVEQQYGYRAFIGAGRLQGKKSVGKSQTDVATEIEASGRKHDLDELITRIAKPSYKLIVLYGKSGVGKSSLVNAGLIPQLEHTSFEGRDVCAIAIRVYTNWEEELEKVLKPLTPQPPLPLGEGEQDSLSMEKESENEVLLPSPSGRGAGGEGIISKLREKESQNLRLVLIFDQFEEFFFVYYNQPTERRRFFEFIGSLLNDSQNLSSLKVVLSLREDYLHYLLECNQIESMEAIDQDILSKNVLYRVGNLNVEAAESLIQTLTEKSRFYLEPELIGAIANDLKDELGEVRPIELQVIGAQLQQEGIKTLANYRLLGTNPKAILVESYLNDVIVDCGEENERLAKFLLFMMTDERGTRPLRTRVELEKDLEDLLADVHGDDSALDLVLEIFVRSGLVVLIPESPLDRYQLVHDYLAEFIRASQAPEMAKLQQELAETRETLRETVDRLSVAVKEEEAAKFKARGRSRLAFGVGIVASVMAVGAGIAGFMALKTSVDAQFVSDSYKMLSLLNGDLQIEALVEAIETAEQLKQSTFVASTVKTRVILSMQEVIYGMKEKNRLKGHSSGVYSIAFSPDGKQLATASDDNTVKIWSSDGKELQTLKGHSSGVYSIAFSPDGKQLATASADNTVKIWSSDGKELQTLKGHSSGVYSVAFSPDGKQLATASDDNTVKIWSSDGKELQTLKGHSSRVYSVAFSPDGKQLATASADNTVKIWSRDGKELQTLKGHSSRVYSVAFSPDGKQLATASDDNTVKIWSRDGKELQTLKGHSRWVSSVAFSPDGKQLATASGDNTVKIWSSDGKELQTLKGHSSGVYSVAFSPDGKQLATASDDNTVKIWSSDGKELQTLKGHSSRVYSVAFSPDGKQLATASNDNTVKIWSSDGKELQTLEGHSSGVLSVAFSPDGKQLATTSWDNTVKIWSSDGKELQTLKGHSSGVYSVAFSPDGKQLATASWDNTVKIWSSDGKELQTLKGHSSGVYSVAFSPDGKQLATASADNTVKIWSRDGKELQTLKGHSSRVYSVAFSPDGKQLATASDDNTVKIWSSDGKELQTLKGHSSWVYSIAFSPDGKQLATASGDNTVKIWSSDGKELQTLKGHSSGVNSVAFSPDGKQLATASWDNTVKIWSLDLELQIGLACYWLQDYIAIQPDLQQKLATCRDPETIKVAAPALVAEARTKGMSSKPEDALLLFQEAKKLDNSIPLNFEVEVAPYFITKGEKLAKKGEIKSAVVAYQQAIKNDSNLKISADSWNTLCWHGSINNFASQVIFACNNAINLEPNNFNILRNRVIARTLTNNKKGAIEDLRKYIYQQQNDKFKYFLFDRGQLSEIFKKGEEQVWLDALQQDKNPFTPEKLAEWRKQAKEELERENKSE from the coding sequence ATGAGTGATGATTCTAAGCTGACATCAGCAAATATTTCTCCTGAGAATGAGGATTTATTGCAAGAGCTTTCGATGACTCTGGATATGTACGAAGGTGAGTTTAAGCTGCTACTGGCGCGATGCAACTATCAGGATTTACGCGATCGCCTAATTACTCGCCTCAAGGAAATTCATCCCCAGCCGATCTATGAAATAAAGTTGCCGCGATCGCAAAAGGATTTATATAGCTACATCATTGCTCAGGTGCGATCGGAGACTCCCAAAGTATTGTCGATCGTGGGACTAGATGAACTTGAGGATTTGCACGCTGCACTTTTAGACATCAATCTCAATCGCGAGATGTTTCGCAATCATTGCCCCTATCCAATTGTCTGGTGGATTTCTGATAGTACCCATAAGCGGATTATTAGGACTGCGCCAGATTTTGAGAGTTGGACGACGACGCTGGAGTTTCCCATTGATACCGATGAGTTACTGACTTCTCTACATGATGGTAGTGAAGCTCTATTTAGTCATGTACTTGCGCCTAGTGAGATTCCTTTTTTCAAAAAGTTAGGACAAATTCATCAGCTCGGTTCGATTCAATGTGCGGAATTAGAAACGGCTCTTAAAGAAATTAGCGATCGCGGATTAAATCTTGAGCCAAGACTGCAAGCAAATATCAATTTTATTAGAGGTTTAGACACACTACCGCCCAATAATTCACCTACTAAGGCTTTGCAATACTTACACGCAAGTTTAGAGTATTGGCAGAAGATCAACGATCTAGAACGTAGTGGATTATTACTCAATCAAATTGGAGAATTAAATTATCAAATTACTAAGGCTGAGAAATATCGCACCCCTAATTGGCAATCAGTGAGATCAGCCTTTCAAAGTTCTGTCGAATCTCTGGAAAAGGCAAATCGTCCTGATCTAGTTGCCGATGTAATTCTTCAACTAGTTAGAGCCGTAAAACGGATGGCTGATTGGGAAGCAGTTGAAGAAATTGTCAAAAAAGCCTTACTGTTACATTTAGAGTTTCCCAATAATTATCATCTTGCTCTAGATTATCGTCATTTAGCTGACATTGCGATCCAAAAACAAGAATGGGATACTGCCAGAAATTATGGGAAAATGGCGCTATCTTTCTTATCTAAAGTGCCAGAAGAAAATCGAGAATGGCGTAATTTATATTTATTTGCAATCGCTCAAGCAGAAATTAATCTCGAAAACTATCAAGAAGGATTGCAACTACTTTTTGAAGCTAGAGAGCTAGGAGATAGCGGACATCCAGAGGTGTATATTGCGATTTTGACAGAATTGCGATCGCTTTACACCAAACAAAAGCAATATCTCGAAGCCTATGTCACCAAGCAGGAACAATATGCGGTTGAGCAGCAATATGGCTATCGGGCGTTTATCGGTGCGGGTAGGTTGCAGGGTAAGAAGTCGGTCGGTAAATCGCAAACTGATGTGGCGACGGAAATTGAGGCTTCGGGACGCAAGCACGATCTTGATGAGTTGATTACGCGCATTGCTAAGCCTAGCTATAAATTGATCGTACTGTATGGCAAGTCAGGTGTGGGTAAGAGTTCGCTGGTGAATGCGGGATTGATTCCGCAGTTGGAGCATACTTCGTTTGAGGGTAGGGATGTTTGTGCGATCGCTATCCGAGTTTATACGAATTGGGAAGAGGAGTTGGAGAAAGTGCTAAAGCCCCTCACCCCCCAACCCCCTCTCCCATTGGGAGAGGGGGAGCAGGATTCTTTGTCTATGGAGAAAGAATCTGAGAATGAAGTCTTGCTCCCCTCGCCCTCTGGGAGAGGGGCTGGGGGTGAGGGCATCATCTCGAAACTACGGGAAAAAGAATCGCAAAACTTGCGTTTAGTTTTGATTTTCGATCAGTTTGAGGAGTTCTTTTTTGTTTATTATAATCAACCTACTGAGCGGCGGCGATTCTTTGAGTTTATTGGAAGTTTGCTAAATGACTCGCAAAATCTATCTTCGCTGAAGGTGGTTTTGTCATTGCGGGAGGACTATCTGCATTATTTGTTGGAATGTAATCAGATCGAAAGTATGGAGGCGATCGATCAAGATATTCTCAGTAAGAATGTGTTGTATCGTGTGGGCAATCTCAATGTGGAGGCGGCTGAGTCACTGATCCAGACGCTTACGGAGAAGTCAAGGTTTTATTTGGAGCCTGAATTGATTGGGGCGATCGCTAATGATCTCAAGGATGAGCTAGGCGAGGTGCGTCCGATCGAGCTTCAGGTGATCGGGGCGCAGTTGCAGCAGGAGGGTATTAAGACTCTTGCTAACTATCGCCTGTTGGGTACGAATCCGAAGGCGATATTGGTGGAGAGTTATTTGAATGATGTGATTGTGGATTGTGGGGAAGAGAATGAGCGCTTGGCTAAGTTTCTGTTATTTATGATGACAGATGAGCGAGGGACTCGTCCTTTGCGTACCCGTGTGGAATTGGAAAAGGATTTAGAAGATTTGCTTGCTGACGTACATGGCGATGATTCGGCGTTGGATTTGGTGTTGGAGATTTTTGTGCGATCGGGTTTGGTGGTGTTAATCCCTGAGTCACCTTTGGATCGCTATCAGTTGGTGCATGACTATCTAGCGGAGTTTATCCGTGCGTCACAAGCACCTGAGATGGCGAAGTTGCAACAGGAGTTGGCGGAGACGCGGGAAACCTTAAGAGAAACTGTGGATCGGCTGAGTGTGGCGGTGAAGGAGGAAGAGGCGGCGAAGTTTAAGGCAAGGGGGCGAAGTCGGTTGGCTTTTGGGGTGGGGATTGTGGCGAGTGTGATGGCAGTTGGAGCAGGAATTGCGGGATTTATGGCTCTGAAAACTAGCGTTGACGCGCAATTTGTGTCTGACAGTTACAAGATGCTATCGCTTCTGAATGGCGATCTTCAGATTGAGGCGTTAGTTGAGGCAATAGAAACGGCAGAACAGCTAAAACAAAGTACATTCGTGGCTTCTACTGTGAAGACAAGAGTGATTTTGTCCATGCAAGAAGTAATTTATGGCATGAAAGAGAAAAATCGCCTCAAAGGGCATAGCAGTGGGGTCTATAGCATCGCCTTTTCGCCCGATGGCAAGCAATTGGCAACCGCTAGCGATGACAATACCGTCAAAATCTGGAGTAGCGATGGCAAGGAATTGCAAACCCTCAAAGGGCATAGCAGTGGGGTCTATAGCATCGCCTTTTCGCCCGATGGCAAGCAATTGGCAACCGCTAGCGCTGATAATACCGTCAAAATCTGGAGTAGCGATGGCAAGGAATTGCAAACCCTCAAAGGGCATAGCAGTGGGGTCTATAGCGTCGCCTTTTCGCCCGATGGCAAGCAATTGGCAACCGCTAGCGATGACAATACCGTCAAAATCTGGAGTAGCGATGGCAAGGAATTGCAAACCCTCAAAGGGCATAGCAGTCGGGTCTATAGCGTCGCCTTTTCGCCCGATGGCAAGCAATTGGCAACCGCTAGCGCTGATAATACCGTAAAAATCTGGAGTAGGGATGGCAAGGAATTGCAAACCCTCAAAGGGCATAGCAGTCGGGTCTATAGCGTCGCCTTTTCGCCCGATGGCAAGCAGTTGGCAACCGCTAGCGATGACAATACCGTAAAGATCTGGAGTAGGGATGGCAAGGAATTGCAAACCCTCAAAGGGCATAGCCGTTGGGTCAGTAGCGTCGCCTTTTCGCCCGATGGCAAGCAATTGGCAACCGCTAGCGGGGACAATACCGTCAAAATCTGGAGTAGCGATGGCAAGGAATTGCAAACCCTCAAAGGGCATAGCAGTGGGGTCTATAGCGTCGCCTTTTCGCCCGATGGCAAGCAATTGGCAACCGCTAGCGATGACAATACCGTCAAAATCTGGAGTAGCGATGGCAAGGAATTGCAAACCCTCAAAGGGCATAGCAGTCGGGTCTATAGCGTCGCCTTTTCGCCCGATGGCAAGCAATTGGCAACCGCTAGCAATGACAATACCGTAAAAATCTGGAGTAGCGATGGCAAGGAATTGCAAACCCTCGAAGGGCATAGCAGTGGGGTCTTGAGCGTCGCCTTTTCGCCCGATGGCAAGCAATTGGCAACCACTAGTTGGGACAATACCGTAAAAATCTGGAGTAGCGATGGCAAGGAATTGCAAACCCTCAAAGGGCATAGCAGTGGGGTCTATAGCGTCGCCTTTTCGCCCGATGGCAAGCAATTGGCAACCGCTAGTTGGGACAATACCGTAAAAATCTGGAGTAGCGATGGCAAGGAATTGCAAACCCTCAAAGGGCATAGCAGTGGGGTCTATAGCGTCGCCTTTTCGCCCGATGGCAAGCAATTGGCAACCGCTAGCGCTGATAATACCGTAAAAATCTGGAGTAGGGATGGCAAGGAATTGCAAACCCTCAAAGGGCATAGCAGTCGGGTCTATAGCGTCGCCTTTTCGCCCGATGGCAAGCAATTGGCAACCGCTAGCGATGACAATACCGTCAAAATCTGGAGTAGCGATGGCAAGGAATTGCAAACCCTCAAAGGGCATAGCAGTTGGGTCTATAGCATCGCCTTTTCGCCCGATGGCAAGCAATTGGCAACCGCTAGCGGGGACAATACCGTCAAAATCTGGAGTAGCGATGGCAAGGAATTGCAAACCCTCAAAGGGCATAGCAGTGGGGTCAATAGCGTCGCCTTTTCCCCCGATGGCAAGCAATTGGCAACCGCTAGCTGGGACAATACCGTAAAAATCTGGAGTCTGGACTTGGAGCTTCAGATTGGACTTGCCTGTTATTGGCTACAAGACTACATAGCGATACAGCCAGATTTGCAGCAAAAACTAGCAACTTGTCGCGATCCCGAAACTATCAAAGTGGCGGCTCCTGCCTTAGTCGCGGAAGCAAGAACTAAAGGGATGAGTAGCAAACCTGAAGATGCCCTGTTATTATTTCAAGAAGCAAAGAAACTCGACAATAGTATTCCCCTCAATTTTGAAGTAGAAGTTGCACCTTACTTTATTACCAAAGGAGAGAAACTAGCGAAAAAGGGTGAGATCAAATCTGCTGTAGTTGCCTATCAACAGGCAATTAAGAACGATTCCAATCTCAAAATCTCAGCAGATTCATGGAATACACTTTGCTGGCATGGAAGTATAAATAACTTCGCAAGTCAAGTTATTTTCGCTTGCAATAACGCCATTAACCTTGAGCCGAATAACTTCAATATTCTTCGCAATAGAGTCATAGCTAGAACACTTACAAATAATAAAAAAGGTGCGATTGAAGATTTAAGAAAATATATATATCAACAGCAAAACGATAAATTTAAATACTTCTTATTTGATCGAGGGCAACTTTCTGAAATATTCAAAAAAGGAGAAGAGCAAGTTTGGTTAGATGCTCTACAACAAGACAAAAATCCATTTACTCCCGAAAAATTAGCAGAATGGAGAAAACAGGCAAAAGAAGAATTGGAACGGGAAAACAAATCTGAATAG
- a CDS encoding PrsW family glutamic-type intramembrane protease translates to MTCTNDINEAMYDRLTSIAFLKEISADRQGFDRAEIVATLGDRIITLGRDPSCDIAININLYGAVSRRHAEIRPITNKNFQGWEICDLDSANGTFINDRRLYGCYALQHGDRIQLTKDGPQFIFELESSPDTTVGTDYSRRPRSQITSITLTKLLPIFSTGNDLWKKAYLLPGMATVGFVVMMFAFLGQPQLFNLTISVYISLAAYYFVYQLCDKNKPWWVILGAAIFTAIILRSPILNLFLWFFYKVLPGTAPTGQVSFVSVLISMFFGAGMMEELLKALPVFSLWFMGLRLGKKWRSRIGISEPLDGILIGAASAVGFTLTETLGLYVPSIVQSVANQALSPEIAELTGLQLLIPRVLGSVAGHMAYSGYFGYFIGLSVMKPSLRWQILTIGYLSSALLHALWNTSALVSFWLLAIVGGVSYAFLVAAILKAHSFSSRV, encoded by the coding sequence ATGACCTGCACTAATGATATAAATGAAGCTATGTACGATCGCCTTACCTCAATCGCCTTTCTCAAAGAAATTTCAGCCGATCGCCAAGGCTTTGATCGGGCTGAAATTGTGGCGACTTTAGGCGATCGCATAATTACCCTAGGGCGCGATCCTAGTTGTGACATCGCGATCAATATCAATCTTTATGGAGCAGTGTCCCGTCGCCATGCAGAGATTCGCCCCATAACTAATAAAAATTTTCAGGGTTGGGAAATTTGCGATCTCGATAGCGCCAATGGCACATTTATCAACGATCGCCGCCTATATGGCTGTTACGCTCTGCAACATGGCGATCGCATCCAGTTAACCAAAGATGGTCCCCAATTTATCTTTGAGCTAGAGTCTAGTCCTGATACCACGGTTGGCACAGACTATAGCCGTCGTCCGCGATCGCAAATTACGAGCATTACGCTGACAAAGCTATTACCAATTTTCTCGACAGGGAACGATCTTTGGAAAAAAGCCTATCTCCTTCCGGGGATGGCGACGGTTGGCTTTGTGGTGATGATGTTTGCTTTCTTGGGGCAGCCGCAATTATTTAATCTCACAATTTCTGTCTATATCAGCCTCGCCGCCTATTATTTTGTCTATCAACTTTGCGACAAGAATAAGCCTTGGTGGGTTATTTTAGGTGCGGCGATATTTACTGCAATTATTCTCAGAAGCCCCATTTTAAATCTGTTTCTCTGGTTCTTCTATAAAGTTCTCCCCGGAACTGCACCGACGGGACAGGTGAGTTTTGTCAGTGTTTTGATTTCTATGTTTTTTGGAGCGGGGATGATGGAGGAATTGCTCAAGGCATTACCTGTTTTTTCGCTCTGGTTTATGGGTTTGCGATTGGGAAAGAAATGGCGATCACGTATTGGTATTAGCGAACCTCTGGATGGCATCTTAATTGGCGCAGCTTCCGCAGTTGGCTTTACCTTAACGGAAACCCTCGGATTGTATGTTCCCAGCATTGTCCAGAGTGTAGCGAATCAAGCGCTTAGCCCTGAGATTGCTGAACTGACGGGTTTACAGCTATTAATTCCCCGTGTGCTTGGTTCCGTAGCAGGACATATGGCATATAGTGGCTATTTCGGCTATTTCATCGGTTTAAGCGTAATGAAGCCTTCGCTCCGTTGGCAAATTCTCACAATTGGATATCTCAGTTCCGCTTTGCTTCATGCCCTATGGAATACCAGTGCCTTAGTCAGTTTTTGGCTATTGGCGATCGTCGGTGGTGTTTCCTATGCCTTTCTCGTTGCGGCGATCCTCAAAGCCCATAGTTTTTCTTCTAGAGTTTAA
- a CDS encoding Uma2 family endonuclease, whose amino-acid sequence MIAQESTKSIEIDQTQTEAQHFVFPNRYSWKEFKTLSALIGDSRNIHLNYLDGTIEIMTTSAAHEIIVHLLSMLLGIYFAEMDIDFIPTGSATLESEAKGASVEPDLSFCFGNKVGDRDLAIEVIFTSGNVAKLERYRRFNTKEVWFWEDGKFSLYRLLDNGYEAISQSECLPQIDLELLASCLLMAEPKSALKAFRQGL is encoded by the coding sequence GTGATTGCTCAAGAATCAACAAAATCTATAGAAATAGATCAGACCCAAACGGAAGCTCAACACTTTGTTTTTCCGAATAGATACTCATGGAAAGAATTTAAGACACTTTCTGCTTTAATCGGTGATTCACGTAATATCCATCTCAATTATCTTGACGGTACTATCGAGATTATGACCACATCTGCTGCCCATGAAATCATCGTGCATTTACTCTCGATGTTGTTGGGAATTTACTTTGCAGAAATGGATATCGATTTTATTCCTACGGGTAGCGCTACGTTGGAATCAGAAGCTAAAGGCGCAAGTGTAGAGCCAGATTTGTCTTTTTGTTTTGGCAATAAAGTGGGCGATCGTGATTTGGCAATTGAAGTAATTTTTACCAGTGGTAATGTCGCCAAATTAGAGCGTTACCGTCGCTTTAACACCAAGGAAGTATGGTTTTGGGAAGATGGCAAATTTTCTCTCTATCGGTTACTTGACAATGGCTATGAGGCGATCTCCCAAAGTGAATGTTTACCCCAGATTGATTTAGAATTACTTGCCAGTTGTTTACTGATGGCAGAACCAAAATCAGCACTCAAAGCATTTCGACAAGGGCTATAG
- a CDS encoding DUF433 domain-containing protein: protein MNYRDRITIESGKRSGKPCIRGMRITVYDVLSYLASGMTYQEVLEDFPYLTQEDIFACLSYAADREQQTLLVKA, encoded by the coding sequence ATGAATTATCGCGATCGCATTACTATTGAATCTGGTAAACGTAGTGGCAAGCCTTGTATTAGAGGGATGCGAATTACTGTTTATGATGTTTTGTCCTATCTTGCTTCTGGTATGACCTATCAGGAGGTTCTTGAAGATTTTCCTTACCTTACTCAAGAAGATATTTTTGCTTGTCTTAGCTATGCTGCTGATCGCGAACAGCAAACCCTTTTGGTAAAAGCATGA